From the Candidatus Falkowbacteria bacterium genome, one window contains:
- a CDS encoding FAD-dependent oxidoreductase, protein MTYDYDLIIIGSGAAGLTASIYASRYKMKNLLIGDILGGTTTEAHKIHNWPGDPGITGFELTNKMSAHVKELGAEIMGDTVVEVAKQDNGFLIKTKSGKSLSAKKVLFTSGTKHRHLGVARENDLLGKGVGYCATCDGLFYQGRRVAMVGGGNSVISAALYLADVAEKVFVIVRGEALKGEPLWREELAKRPNVTIINNTNVVNLVGQEKLEALELDKEYNGSNVLAVDGMFVEIGLVPQTELFKVMGGETDALGYILVKADMSTNIPGVYAAGDSTNASNNFHQIVTACGEGAVAADAIYKSLSVSQ, encoded by the coding sequence ATGACATACGATTATGATTTAATTATTATTGGTTCTGGTGCAGCTGGTTTGACAGCCTCAATTTATGCTTCACGCTATAAGATGAAGAATTTATTAATTGGCGACATTTTAGGTGGTACTACAACCGAAGCTCACAAAATTCATAACTGGCCAGGTGATCCTGGAATTACTGGTTTTGAACTAACCAATAAAATGTCAGCCCATGTTAAAGAATTGGGGGCTGAGATAATGGGCGATACAGTTGTTGAAGTTGCCAAGCAAGATAATGGCTTCTTGATTAAAACTAAAAGTGGTAAGTCTTTGAGTGCTAAAAAAGTTTTATTCACTTCTGGTACAAAGCATCGTCATCTTGGTGTAGCACGTGAAAATGATTTACTAGGCAAAGGGGTTGGTTACTGCGCAACTTGTGATGGGCTATTTTATCAAGGACGCCGCGTCGCCATGGTTGGTGGCGGTAACTCTGTAATTTCTGCTGCTTTGTATTTAGCTGATGTGGCTGAAAAAGTTTTTGTAATAGTTCGTGGGGAAGCTTTAAAGGGTGAGCCACTTTGGCGTGAAGAATTAGCTAAGCGTCCTAATGTTACTATTATTAATAATACCAATGTCGTTAATTTAGTTGGTCAAGAAAAGCTTGAAGCCTTAGAGCTTGATAAAGAATATAATGGCTCTAATGTCTTAGCCGTTGATGGAATGTTTGTAGAAATTGGTTTAGTACCACAAACTGAATTATTTAAAGTCATGGGCGGAGAAACTGATGCGCTTGGTTATATTTTAGTTAAAGCTGATATGTCGACTAATATTCCTGGTGTTTATGCGGCTGGTGATTCAACTAACGCTTCAAATAATTTTCATCAAATTGTAACAGCTTGCGGCGAAGGTGCTGTGGCCGCTGATGCAATTTATAAATCATTGAGCGTTTCACAATAG
- a CDS encoding nucleoside triphosphate pyrophosphohydrolase family protein encodes MKLNEYQKKAALTAKYPTISKRYVYPALGLAGESGEVLDLVKKIFRNHKGKITPEYRKALKDELGDVLWYVAMLSRDFNFDLEDVAKLNLKKLDERLKKGTLHKDSKYRK; translated from the coding sequence ATGAAGTTAAATGAGTATCAAAAAAAAGCAGCGCTGACTGCGAAGTATCCAACGATTTCAAAGCGTTATGTTTATCCAGCGCTTGGCTTAGCCGGAGAATCTGGCGAAGTGCTTGATTTGGTAAAAAAGATTTTTCGTAATCATAAAGGCAAGATTACGCCTGAATATAGAAAGGCCTTAAAAGATGAATTAGGCGATGTGCTTTGGTATGTTGCTATGTTGTCGAGAGACTTTAATTTTGATCTAGAAGATGTTGCTAAATTAAATCTTAAAAAGCTTGATGAGCGTTTAAAAAAAGGTACCTTACATAAGGACAGTAAATACCGTAAATAA
- a CDS encoding O-antigen ligase family protein, which translates to MLANLKKIQTWLLIIFLFTLPWQTRWIINAGTIGKDYWEYGTISLYASDILLFIIIILQLLNRRLEKLKNDISTDNLLLLVISIFTLAANIYFSLNKGLSLFHAAWIILALGLFIVLRQDIITRSAALLSFVSGAAVVALLGSWQFISQTAPAVTWLGLAQHSSGDLGASVIETMAPDGVIERWLRAYGSLDHPNMLGGLAALAIFFCLYLIFKTEPKNKKGVIIIAAFIFLTAGLIGSFSRTALIATGLAVIIYFIFAIKTGFMATIKKAIPLFIIGIIISALFALPYYYIFLPRLSANTRLEQLSTSERIAGYKESLPIIKQHLVIGSGLGTYGLALKDKDPKQLVWYYQPIHDLYLLILAEAGILGALLWLWFMLKNIISAWKKFPEDRFIISGTIIVLLCIGLFDHWLMSLHFGLLFSAAALGLTLRK; encoded by the coding sequence ATGTTGGCAAATCTAAAGAAAATTCAAACTTGGCTTTTAATAATTTTTCTCTTTACTTTGCCTTGGCAGACTAGATGGATTATTAATGCCGGAACAATTGGTAAAGATTACTGGGAATATGGCACAATCAGTCTTTATGCCAGCGACATTTTATTGTTCATCATTATAATCTTACAACTTCTTAATCGACGCTTAGAAAAATTAAAAAATGATATTAGTACTGATAATCTTTTATTATTAGTGATCTCAATTTTTACCTTAGCGGCAAACATATATTTTAGTTTGAACAAAGGACTTAGTTTATTTCACGCTGCTTGGATAATACTTGCTTTGGGTTTATTTATTGTCCTGCGCCAGGATATTATCACGCGCTCAGCTGCGTTATTGAGTTTCGTGTCCGGTGCCGCCGTCGTAGCTTTGCTTGGTTCCTGGCAATTCATTAGCCAGACTGCTCCAGCCGTAACTTGGCTTGGTTTAGCTCAACATAGCTCCGGTGATTTAGGGGCTTCGGTTATTGAAACAATGGCTCCTGATGGCGTAATTGAGCGCTGGCTGAGAGCTTACGGCTCGCTTGATCATCCAAACATGCTTGGCGGTCTAGCTGCTCTAGCTATCTTTTTTTGCTTATACTTAATTTTCAAAACAGAACCAAAAAATAAAAAAGGGGTTATTATCATTGCAGCTTTCATTTTCTTAACCGCTGGCTTGATTGGATCTTTTTCTCGCACTGCTTTAATTGCAACTGGATTAGCCGTAATAATTTATTTTATCTTTGCCATAAAAACTGGTTTCATGGCCACAATTAAAAAAGCTATTCCCCTATTTATTATTGGAATAATCATCAGCGCTTTATTCGCCTTACCATACTATTATATTTTCTTGCCAAGATTATCAGCTAACACTCGTTTAGAACAACTATCAACCAGTGAAAGAATTGCTGGCTACAAAGAATCATTGCCAATCATAAAACAACATTTAGTAATTGGCTCAGGCCTTGGGACTTATGGCTTAGCCTTAAAAGACAAAGATCCTAAACAACTAGTTTGGTATTACCAACCAATTCATGACCTATATCTTTTAATCTTAGCTGAAGCCGGCATACTGGGAGCCTTGTTATGGCTATGGTTTATGCTTAAAAATATAATTTCAGCTTGGAAAAAATTCCCTGAAGATCGTTTTATTATCAGCGGCACAATTATTGTTCTATTGTGCATAGGCTTATTTGATCATTGGCTAATGAGTCTTCATTTTGGTTTGTTGTTCAGCGCCGCGGCGTTGGGCCTGACTTTACGAAAATAA
- a CDS encoding glycine--tRNA ligase, with protein sequence MAKTNDNKIMEAITSLCKRRGFVFPSSEIYDGFTAVYDFGPYGVELANNIKKEWWKAMVQLHDNIVGLDSAIFMSPKIWEASGHVKGFSDPLTECRKCHARLRLDTLLEEAGIFADEKMSEEEINKIFEDNKAKIKCPNCGEKDFTPGKNFNLLVQSNLGNFTGDWTKEPVYLRGETCQGIYVNFKNVLDTARVKIPFGIAQVGKAFRNEITARQFIFRTREFEQMEMQYFVKPGDDMKYYEEWRAERWKFYLDLGISEKNLNWHKHENLVFYAKEAYDIEYNFPFGFKELEGVHARGDYDLTQHSKHSNQDLSYLDQTTNEKYMPHIVETSAGVGRTFLAVLCEAYNEEKTGDDEEGTRIVLKLSPKLAPVKIAIFPLLKNKPDLVSKAREIFNELKQTWRCEFDDNGNVGKRYRRQDEIGTPFCVTIDFDTLENGDVTVRDRDTMKQERIKITELQNFFSGNL encoded by the coding sequence ATGGCAAAAACGAATGATAACAAAATAATGGAAGCAATTACCTCGCTTTGTAAACGCCGCGGTTTTGTTTTCCCTTCCTCTGAAATCTATGATGGCTTTACAGCGGTTTATGATTTCGGTCCTTACGGTGTTGAGTTAGCTAACAATATTAAGAAAGAATGGTGGAAGGCCATGGTTCAATTACATGACAATATCGTTGGTCTTGATTCAGCAATTTTCATGAGTCCTAAAATCTGGGAAGCCTCCGGTCATGTTAAAGGTTTCTCTGATCCATTAACAGAATGTCGCAAATGCCACGCCCGCTTAAGATTAGATACGCTTTTAGAAGAAGCTGGAATTTTTGCTGACGAAAAAATGTCAGAAGAAGAAATTAATAAAATATTTGAAGACAACAAAGCAAAAATTAAATGCCCAAATTGTGGTGAAAAAGATTTTACTCCCGGAAAGAATTTTAATTTACTTGTTCAATCCAATCTTGGTAATTTTACTGGTGACTGGACTAAAGAACCGGTTTATTTACGCGGTGAAACTTGCCAAGGTATTTATGTTAACTTTAAAAATGTTTTAGACACTGCTCGAGTAAAAATTCCTTTTGGTATTGCTCAGGTCGGCAAAGCTTTTCGTAATGAAATAACGGCTAGACAATTTATTTTTAGAACTCGCGAATTTGAACAAATGGAAATGCAGTACTTCGTAAAACCGGGCGATGACATGAAGTATTATGAAGAATGGCGTGCTGAACGTTGGAAGTTCTATCTTGATCTTGGTATATCTGAAAAAAATCTGAACTGGCACAAACACGAGAACTTAGTTTTCTATGCTAAAGAAGCTTATGACATTGAATATAATTTTCCCTTTGGGTTCAAAGAGCTTGAAGGAGTTCATGCTCGTGGTGATTACGACTTAACTCAGCACAGCAAACATTCTAATCAGGATTTAAGCTATCTAGATCAAACTACTAACGAGAAGTACATGCCGCATATTGTAGAAACTTCGGCTGGTGTTGGTAGAACTTTTTTGGCTGTATTGTGCGAAGCTTATAATGAAGAAAAAACTGGCGACGATGAAGAAGGAACACGAATCGTCTTAAAGCTATCACCAAAACTTGCCCCTGTTAAAATTGCTATTTTCCCATTATTGAAAAATAAACCTGATTTAGTTAGTAAGGCTCGAGAAATATTTAATGAACTTAAACAAACTTGGCGCTGCGAATTTGATGACAATGGAAATGTTGGCAAACGTTATCGCAGACAAGATGAAATCGGTACGCCTTTCTGTGTTACAATTGACTTTGATACTCTAGAGAACGGCGACGTTACCGTGCGTGATCGCGACACGATGAAGCAAGAAAGAATCAAGATCACTGAATTACAAAATTTCTTTTCAGGAAACCTTTAA
- a CDS encoding YdcF family protein has translation MKQKIIIVLGRNWKEYPELSQESKIIATATVIIMNQFKDTMVIISGGKTAGLDNLSEARAIRDFMIKESPGVNIDLIILEEESIDTFANAEKILKLLKNELINTADKELWLMTSKVHLKRATMIFNKFFKINKPVAAEEIIVEHLKKEKNYFQISKIEIIKEFILRLITTIDRQGKFLRKLTKVIRK, from the coding sequence TTGAAACAAAAAATAATAATCGTTCTAGGCAGGAACTGGAAAGAGTATCCTGAACTAAGTCAGGAAAGTAAAATAATAGCTACGGCCACTGTTATAATCATGAATCAGTTCAAAGATACCATGGTTATAATCTCTGGCGGCAAAACAGCTGGCTTAGATAATTTATCGGAAGCAAGAGCAATAAGAGATTTCATGATTAAAGAATCTCCAGGTGTAAACATTGATTTAATAATATTAGAGGAAGAATCAATCGACACTTTTGCAAATGCTGAAAAGATTTTGAAGCTTTTAAAAAATGAATTAATTAATACCGCGGATAAAGAACTGTGGTTAATGACGTCAAAGGTCCACTTAAAAAGAGCGACCATGATATTTAATAAATTTTTTAAAATAAACAAACCTGTTGCTGCCGAGGAAATAATAGTAGAACATCTTAAAAAAGAAAAAAATTATTTTCAAATTAGCAAAATTGAAATAATTAAAGAATTTATTTTAAGATTAATTACTACAATCGATAGGCAAGGTAAATTTTTAAGAAAATTAACAAAAGTTATTAGAAAATGA
- the topA gene encoding type I DNA topoisomerase: MKLVIVESPTKAKTISKFLGKGFMVESSFGHIRDLPKSDIGIDIEHDFKPRYVIPTKAKKTVTKLKKAAEKADEIILASDEDREGEAIAWHLAEALKIPADKISRIVFHEITKEAIQHALETPRQIDQNLVDAQQARRVLDRLVGYELSPFLWKKVARGLSAGRVQSVALKIIVDREKEIDSFETQEYWSITAQLITKQKEKFNAELVKFDNKSLDKLAIKNKEETEDFVSKLKQADFIVESLEKKRTNKSAPAPFITSSLQQAANRTLGFSAKQTMMLAQQLYEGIELGSEGSVGLITYMRTDSLNLSENFLNEAREHLIESLGKEYALDKPRHFKTKAKGAQEAHEAIRPSSALRTPESIKDSLAPNQFKLYKLIWQRAICSQMPEAQLDQTAINIKADKGEFKTTGQTIVFPGWLKLSPEKSQETILPEVSEKEKLELEDLISEQHFTKAPARYSDATLVKELEKHGIGRPSTYAPTISTIEARNYVTRDEHKRLKPTDIAKIVIDLLAEHFKNIVDVTFTAKMENDLDEIADGKILWQPIVSQFYGPFHENLQTKYELIKKTDIMPEQTTEEKCDKCGSPMLVKTGRFGPFLACSNFPECRNIKSMNKDATPEQSEKLNALNEQFKDEVCSKCGSKMVVKNGRFGPFLACSSYPKCKNIKNIVDPNAEVIKCPVCKEGHIIQKRSRRGIFWACDQYPDCKTAFNSKPTGDKCPDCGEPLVEGKDGPRCSGKGCDYGK; encoded by the coding sequence ATGAAGCTAGTAATCGTCGAGTCGCCGACTAAAGCGAAAACAATTTCAAAATTTTTAGGCAAGGGGTTCATGGTTGAATCTTCTTTTGGTCATATCCGCGATTTACCGAAGTCTGATATTGGTATTGATATTGAACATGACTTTAAACCACGTTATGTTATTCCTACCAAAGCCAAAAAAACTGTTACTAAATTAAAGAAAGCAGCCGAGAAAGCTGATGAAATTATTCTAGCAAGCGATGAAGACCGCGAAGGAGAAGCGATTGCTTGGCATTTGGCCGAAGCACTAAAGATTCCGGCGGATAAAATTTCTCGTATTGTTTTTCACGAAATTACTAAAGAAGCAATTCAACACGCTTTAGAAACACCGCGTCAAATTGATCAAAATTTAGTTGACGCTCAACAAGCTCGTCGTGTACTTGATCGTTTGGTTGGTTACGAGCTCTCCCCTTTCTTATGGAAAAAAGTCGCGCGCGGTTTATCAGCCGGACGCGTTCAATCAGTCGCTCTAAAAATAATTGTTGATCGCGAAAAAGAAATTGACAGTTTTGAAACTCAAGAATACTGGAGTATTACTGCTCAACTCATAACTAAACAAAAAGAAAAGTTTAATGCTGAATTAGTTAAGTTCGATAATAAGTCACTTGATAAGCTAGCCATTAAAAATAAAGAAGAGACTGAAGACTTTGTTAGCAAATTAAAACAAGCTGATTTTATAGTTGAAAGCCTAGAAAAGAAACGAACTAATAAATCAGCGCCTGCTCCATTTATAACTTCAAGTTTACAACAGGCAGCTAACCGAACTTTAGGTTTTTCAGCCAAGCAAACCATGATGTTAGCTCAGCAGTTATACGAAGGTATTGAGTTGGGCTCTGAAGGCAGCGTTGGTTTGATTACTTACATGAGAACTGACTCACTAAATCTAAGTGAGAATTTTTTGAATGAAGCACGCGAACATTTAATTGAATCATTAGGCAAAGAATACGCGCTTGATAAGCCACGTCATTTTAAAACTAAAGCCAAAGGCGCTCAAGAAGCGCACGAAGCAATTCGTCCCAGCTCTGCGCTTAGAACGCCGGAAAGCATTAAAGATTCATTAGCGCCTAATCAATTCAAGCTATATAAACTTATTTGGCAAAGAGCAATCTGCAGCCAAATGCCAGAAGCACAACTTGATCAAACTGCGATTAACATTAAAGCTGACAAAGGCGAATTCAAAACCACTGGTCAGACCATTGTCTTCCCTGGTTGGTTAAAGCTATCACCGGAAAAAAGCCAAGAAACAATTTTGCCTGAAGTTAGCGAAAAAGAAAAATTAGAATTGGAAGATCTAATATCAGAACAACATTTTACTAAAGCGCCAGCCCGTTACAGCGATGCTACTTTAGTTAAAGAATTAGAAAAGCACGGCATTGGTCGCCCTTCGACTTATGCTCCAACCATTTCTACAATTGAAGCGCGTAATTACGTTACACGCGATGAACATAAAAGATTAAAACCAACCGACATTGCTAAAATTGTCATTGATTTACTAGCTGAACATTTTAAAAATATTGTCGATGTTACTTTTACAGCTAAAATGGAAAATGATCTTGATGAAATTGCTGACGGAAAAATATTATGGCAGCCAATCGTGTCTCAGTTCTATGGTCCCTTTCATGAGAACCTACAAACTAAATATGAACTAATTAAAAAAACCGATATTATGCCAGAACAAACAACCGAGGAAAAGTGCGATAAGTGTGGTTCGCCTATGTTAGTCAAAACTGGTCGCTTTGGACCATTTTTAGCTTGCAGTAACTTTCCTGAGTGCCGCAATATTAAATCCATGAATAAAGATGCGACACCTGAACAAAGTGAAAAACTTAATGCTTTGAATGAACAATTCAAAGATGAAGTTTGTTCAAAGTGCGGTTCAAAAATGGTAGTTAAGAATGGTCGCTTTGGTCCTTTCTTGGCTTGTAGTTCTTACCCAAAATGTAAGAATATAAAAAATATCGTTGATCCAAACGCCGAAGTTATTAAATGTCCAGTTTGTAAAGAAGGTCACATTATCCAAAAGCGAAGTCGCCGCGGAATCTTCTGGGCCTGTGACCAATACCCTGATTGTAAAACAGCTTTTAACAGTAAGCCGACTGGTGATAAATGTCCTGATTGCGGCGAGCCACTAGTTGAAGGCAAAGATGGCCCACGTTGTTCAGGCAAAGGCTGCGATTACGGAAAATAG
- the dprA gene encoding DNA-processing protein DprA, with amino-acid sequence MEGIEYLVALSHFEHFGPRRLKFLFNYFGSWQKAWEANSKDLIASGVKESNVNLLLDHRAKIKPDELLKNILDEGIKLLTLDDSLYPPLLREIYAPPPLIYYQGELNKKLFLAPLAIVGTRKATSYGQHATEKIISELAASNITIVSGLALGIDTLAHQLALENNLATVAWLGCGVDQVYPRANKNLAQKIINNGGAIMSEFPPKTEPHKSNFPRRNRLIAGTCFATLVIEAAEKSGALITARYALEENREVMAIPGPIYNDSSIGTNNLLKSGAKPITEANDIISGLNLANIDIEADSQKSLNSNDNDEKIIELLKAGPQHIDLIAKETKLDINVINSRLTIMEIKGLVKNLGNMQYIRNKPMKINKTTHEASNRRVAD; translated from the coding sequence ATGGAGGGAATAGAGTATTTAGTAGCATTAAGTCACTTTGAACACTTTGGCCCTAGACGGCTAAAGTTTTTATTTAATTATTTTGGTTCTTGGCAAAAAGCTTGGGAAGCAAATAGCAAAGACTTAATTGCTAGCGGCGTCAAAGAAAGTAATGTTAATTTGTTACTTGATCATCGCGCCAAAATTAAACCGGACGAACTACTAAAAAATATTTTAGACGAGGGTATTAAACTACTGACACTAGATGATTCTTTGTATCCACCATTGTTAAGAGAAATTTATGCTCCGCCGCCACTAATTTATTATCAAGGAGAATTAAATAAAAAATTATTTTTAGCACCACTCGCAATTGTTGGCACGCGCAAAGCAACGAGTTATGGTCAACATGCTACTGAAAAAATAATTAGCGAATTAGCCGCTTCAAATATTACAATAGTTAGTGGTCTAGCATTGGGGATTGATACTTTAGCGCATCAACTGGCACTAGAAAATAATTTAGCGACTGTCGCTTGGCTTGGTTGCGGCGTCGATCAAGTTTATCCTCGAGCCAATAAAAATTTAGCACAAAAAATCATTAACAATGGTGGTGCAATTATGTCTGAATTCCCGCCCAAGACTGAACCACACAAAAGCAACTTTCCACGCCGCAATCGTTTAATCGCTGGTACTTGTTTTGCTACTTTAGTAATTGAGGCAGCTGAAAAATCAGGCGCATTAATTACAGCTCGCTATGCTTTAGAGGAAAACCGGGAAGTTATGGCTATTCCTGGACCAATTTATAATGACAGCTCTATTGGTACAAACAATCTATTAAAGTCTGGCGCTAAGCCTATAACTGAGGCTAATGACATTATTAGCGGATTAAATCTAGCTAACATAGATATAGAAGCGGACAGTCAAAAGTCATTAAACAGCAATGATAATGATGAAAAAATTATTGAATTATTAAAAGCTGGACCGCAACATATTGATCTAATCGCCAAAGAGACAAAACTTGACATCAATGTGATAAACAGTAGACTGACTATTATGGAAATAAAGGGCTTAGTCAAAAATTTAGGAAACATGCAGTATATTAGGAATAAGCCAATGAAAATTAATAAAACTACACATGAAGCTAGTAATCGTCGAGTCGCCGACTAA
- a CDS encoding pitrilysin family protein translates to MYKIKTTKSGLNLVTIPMAGAKTTAILIIMATGSKHETRSTSGLSHFLEHMFFKGTKSRPDTLMISSELDSLGGEYNAFTDKEYTGFWVKTAANQIVPAINVLSDMLLNSKFDQTEIKRESGVITEEVNMYLDNPMMHIEDVFEECLYGDTPAGWSVIGTKANIARFNRQDFIKYFKSQYKTRSTFVCLAGKLPKNPEKLLEKTFVSFSRGVAKKKIVTKEKQLKPAVNLEYKKTDQAHFSLGVRTVPYGAKEEAALKVLGTILGGPMSSRLFINLRERNGLCYYVKTQNMNWSDTGYLTTRAGVTVDKITKAIQIILGEYKKMATELITEKELIRVKQFIAGRILLGLESPDDVASWYAMQLVLNHQQPKKKKPITPEEFLTAIKKITREDVQKLAQRIFIPKNLNLAIIGPYKDKKVFEKLLK, encoded by the coding sequence ATGTATAAAATAAAAACTACGAAGAGTGGCTTGAATTTAGTAACCATTCCAATGGCTGGCGCAAAAACAACAGCCATTTTAATAATCATGGCAACTGGTTCAAAACATGAAACAAGAAGTACAAGTGGTTTATCACACTTTCTAGAACACATGTTCTTTAAGGGAACAAAAAGCCGACCAGACACTTTAATGATATCTTCTGAATTGGATAGTTTAGGTGGCGAATACAATGCTTTTACTGATAAAGAATATACTGGATTTTGGGTAAAGACAGCTGCTAATCAAATTGTTCCAGCGATCAACGTTTTATCAGACATGCTGTTAAATTCTAAATTTGATCAGACAGAAATTAAGCGTGAAAGCGGTGTTATTACCGAAGAGGTTAATATGTATCTTGATAACCCAATGATGCATATTGAAGATGTTTTTGAAGAATGTTTATACGGTGACACACCAGCTGGCTGGAGTGTTATCGGCACTAAAGCAAATATTGCTCGCTTTAATCGCCAAGATTTTATTAAGTACTTTAAGAGTCAATATAAAACTAGAAGTACTTTTGTTTGTCTAGCTGGAAAGTTGCCAAAAAATCCAGAGAAATTATTAGAAAAAACATTTGTAAGTTTTAGCCGAGGCGTGGCTAAGAAAAAAATAGTTACCAAAGAGAAGCAATTAAAACCAGCGGTCAATCTTGAGTATAAAAAAACTGACCAAGCTCACTTTTCTCTCGGCGTCCGAACAGTGCCTTATGGTGCCAAAGAAGAAGCGGCCCTAAAAGTTTTAGGCACAATTTTAGGCGGACCAATGAGTTCTCGTTTGTTTATCAATCTACGTGAAAGAAACGGACTCTGCTACTATGTTAAAACTCAAAACATGAACTGGAGCGATACTGGTTATTTAACAACTCGCGCTGGTGTTACAGTTGATAAAATAACTAAAGCTATTCAGATTATACTTGGCGAATATAAAAAAATGGCCACTGAGCTTATTACTGAAAAAGAATTAATTCGCGTTAAACAATTTATTGCTGGAAGAATTTTACTTGGTCTGGAAAGCCCTGATGATGTCGCTAGCTGGTACGCTATGCAATTAGTTTTGAATCATCAGCAACCTAAAAAGAAAAAGCCAATTACTCCGGAAGAATTCTTAACCGCTATTAAAAAGATTACTCGTGAAGATGTTCAAAAACTAGCGCAAAGAATCTTTATTCCGAAAAATCTTAATCTGGCAATTATCGGACCATATAAAGATAAAAAAGTTTTTGAAAAGCTGTTGAAATAA
- a CDS encoding NUDIX hydrolase — translation MKADKISLEKAKQDKLFYFVANAVVYRESDGRCLILKRCNTEKVHPGKYCVPGGKLDWDDLDISKPTRMNGDVFDFENALENLLIREIKEECNLEVAGQLKYINSVAYIRPDGVPVMMIKLTLCYKSGEVKIEEGAFDDYAWVNEEEIKEYECINGIREEVTQAISFYKK, via the coding sequence ATGAAAGCAGACAAAATTAGCCTAGAAAAAGCCAAACAAGATAAACTATTTTACTTTGTTGCCAACGCTGTTGTTTATAGAGAAAGCGATGGTCGTTGTCTTATCTTAAAGCGCTGTAATACCGAGAAAGTTCATCCCGGAAAATATTGTGTTCCTGGTGGTAAATTAGATTGGGATGACTTAGATATAAGCAAGCCTACTAGAATGAATGGTGATGTTTTTGATTTTGAAAATGCTTTAGAAAACTTGTTAATTCGCGAAATAAAGGAAGAATGTAATCTAGAAGTAGCTGGTCAGCTAAAGTATATTAATAGTGTCGCTTACATTCGGCCCGACGGTGTTCCTGTTATGATGATTAAATTAACGCTTTGTTATAAAAGTGGTGAAGTAAAAATTGAAGAAGGCGCCTTTGATGATTATGCCTGGGTTAATGAAGAGGAAATAAAAGAATATGAATGCATCAATGGAATAAGAGAAGAGGTCACTCAAGCAATTTCTTTTTATAAAAAGTAA
- a CDS encoding DNA recombination protein RmuC, with translation MENLFIIILVIAALLVGALLIIIITLLKKSGQSTESGALMERLANLSEQSKEMKQVLDNKLSETHTVTRQQFSESSQLIKEVTEKLTKLDETNRQVINFSSQLQSLQDILKNPKQRGVLGEYYLETLLKNVMPPGSYQMQYAFKNKTIVDAVVFVKDKIIPIDSKFSLENYNRIIEAVDQTERERYEKIFLNDLKNRIVETSKYIQPEQGTMEFAFMFIPHEAIYYDLLINKIGAINEETENLIQRAASKYKVIIVSPTSFLAYLQTVLQGLRAMQIEESAKSIIVSVGKLSQHLGTYETYLTKLGSSLGTTVNHFNTAHKEFVKIDKDVTKISGQAASVEPITLNRPTLDEGE, from the coding sequence ATGGAAAATTTATTTATCATTATCCTCGTTATAGCCGCACTCCTAGTTGGAGCTTTGCTTATAATAATTATAACACTTCTTAAAAAAAGTGGTCAAAGCACTGAGTCAGGCGCTTTAATGGAAAGACTAGCTAACTTGAGTGAACAGAGCAAAGAAATGAAGCAAGTACTTGATAACAAGCTTTCGGAAACTCACACTGTTACTCGTCAGCAGTTTAGCGAATCATCTCAACTCATAAAAGAGGTTACTGAGAAGTTAACCAAGCTTGATGAAACCAATCGTCAGGTTATTAACTTTTCTTCACAGCTACAAAGCTTACAAGATATTTTAAAAAATCCTAAACAGCGCGGCGTTCTTGGCGAATACTACCTAGAGACATTACTAAAGAATGTCATGCCGCCCGGTAGTTACCAAATGCAATATGCTTTTAAGAACAAAACCATTGTTGATGCGGTTGTGTTTGTAAAAGATAAAATTATTCCAATTGATTCTAAGTTCTCTTTAGAAAATTATAATCGTATTATTGAAGCCGTCGACCAAACTGAACGTGAACGTTACGAAAAGATATTTCTAAACGACTTAAAAAACAGAATTGTTGAAACTTCAAAATACATTCAGCCTGAGCAAGGCACTATGGAGTTTGCTTTTATGTTTATTCCTCATGAAGCAATTTATTATGATTTGTTAATTAACAAAATCGGAGCGATTAACGAAGAAACTGAAAACTTAATTCAACGCGCGGCTTCTAAATATAAAGTTATTATTGTTTCACCAACTTCTTTCTTAGCTTACCTACAAACTGTTTTACAGGGCTTGCGCGCCATGCAGATCGAAGAGAGTGCCAAATCAATTATTGTTTCCGTTGGTAAATTAAGCCAACATCTTGGAACTTATGAAACTTACTTAACTAAACTCGGCAGCAGTCTAGGCACAACGGTTAATCATTTTAATACGGCTCATAAAGAATTTGTTAAAATCGATAAAGACGTAACTAAAATCTCTGGCCAAGCTGCCAGTGTTGAACCAATAACTTTGAATCGTCCAACTCTAGACGAAGGAGAATAG